A window of the Chlorocebus sabaeus isolate Y175 chromosome 8, mChlSab1.0.hap1, whole genome shotgun sequence genome harbors these coding sequences:
- the DUSP4 gene encoding dual specificity protein phosphatase 4 has translation MVTMEELREMDCSVLKRLMNRDENGGGAGGSGSHGALGLPSGGKCLLLDCRPFLAHSAGYIRGSVNVRCNTIVRRRAKGSVSLEQILPAEEEVRARLRSGLYSAVIVYDERSPRAESLREDSTVSLVVQALRRNAERTDICLLKGGYERFSSEYPEFCSKTKALAAIPPPVPPSATEPLDLGCSSCGTPLHDQGGPVEILPFLYLGSAYHAARRDMLDTLGITALLNVSSDCPNHFEGHYQYKCIPVEDNHKADISSWFMEAIEYIDAVKDCRGRVLVHCQAGISRSATICLAYLMMKKRVRLEEAFEFVKQRRSIISPNFSFMGQLLQFESQVLATSCAAEAASPSGPLRERGKTPATPTSQFVFSFPVSVGVHSAPSSLPYLHSPITTSPSC, from the exons ATGGTGACGATGGAGGAGCTGCGGGAGATGGACTGCAGCGTGCTCAAAAGGCTGATGAACCGGGACGAGAacggcggcggcgcgggcggcAGCGGCAGCCACGGCGCCCTGGGGCTGCCGAGCGGCGGCAAATGCCTGCTGTTGGACTGCAGACCGTTCCTGGCGCACAGCGCGGGCTACATCCGAGGCTCGGTCAACGTGCGCTGCAACACCATCGTGCGGCGGCGAGCTAAGGGCTCCGTGAGCCTGGAGCAGATTCTGCCCGCGGAGGAGGAGGTGCGTGCCCGCTTGCGCTCCGGCCTCTACTCGGCGGTCATCGTCTACGACGAGCGCAGCCCGCGCGCCGAGAGCCTCCGTGAGGACAGCACCGTGTCGCTGGTGGTGCAGGCACTGCGCCGTAACGCCGAGCGCACTGACATTTGCCTGCTCAAAG GCGGCTATGAGAGGTTTTCCTCCGAGTACCCAGAATTCTGTTCTAAAACCAAGGCCCTGGCAGCCATCCCACCCCCGGTTCCTCCCAGTGCCACAGAGCCCTTGGACCTGGGCTGCAGCTCCTGCGGGACCCCACTACACGACCAG GGGGGTCCTGTGGAGATCCTTCCCTTCCTCTACCTCGGCAGTGCCTACCATGCTGCCCGGAGAGACATGCTGGACACCCTGGGCATCACAGCTCTGTTGAATGTCTCCTCGGACTGCCCAAACCACTTTGAAGGACACTATCAGTACAAGTGCATCCCGGTGGAAGATAATCACAAGGCTGACATCAGCTCCTGGTTCATGGAAGCCATAGAGTACATCG ATGCGGTGAAGGACTGCCGCGGGCGCGTGCTGGTGCACTGCCAGGCGGGCATCTCGCGCTCAGCCACCATCTGCCTGGCCTACCTGATGATGAAGAAGcgggtgaggctggaggaggcctTCGAGTTCGTTAAGCAGCGCCGCAGCATCATCTCGCCCAACTTCAGCTTCATGGGGCAGCTGCTGCAGTTCGAGTCCCAGGTGCTGGCCACGTCCTGTGCCGCGGAGGCCGCCAGCCCCTCGGGACCCCTGCGGGAGCGGGGCAAGACCCCCGCCACCCCCACCTCGCAGTTCGTCTTCAGCTTTCCGGTCTCCGTGGGCGTGCACTCGGCCCCCAGCAGCCTGCCCTACCTGCACAGCCCCATCACCACCTCCCCCAGCTGTTAG